One window of Paroedura picta isolate Pp20150507F chromosome 2, Ppicta_v3.0, whole genome shotgun sequence genomic DNA carries:
- the STYX gene encoding serine/threonine/tyrosine-interacting protein, with amino-acid sequence MELAKPVFPALPQPKEDSEDWTYPMRREMQEILPGLFLGPYSSAMKSKLPILQKHGITHVICIRQNIEANFIKPNFQQLFRYLVLDIADNPIENIIRFFPMTKEFIDGSLQTGGKVLVHGNAGISRSAALVIAYIMETFGVKYRDAFTYVQERRFCINPNAGFVHQLQEYEAIYLAKLTIQMMSPRQLERSLSVATGSLKRTHEEDEEVGNMQTAAQNG; translated from the exons aTGGAGCTCGCCAAGCCGGTCTTCCCCGCGCTGCCGCAGCCCAAGGAGGACTCCGAG GACTGGACATATCCAATGAGAAGAGAGATGCAG GAAATTTTACCTGGGTTGTTCCTAGGCCCATATTCTTCAGCTATGAAAAGCAAG CTACCTATACTTCAGAAACATGGGATTACCCATGTAATATGCATACGGCAAAATATTGAAGCAAACTTTATTAAACCAAACTTCCAGCAATTGTTTAG GTATTTAGTCTTGGATATTGCAGATAATCCCATTGAAAATATAATAAGATTTTTCCCTATG ACTAAGGAGTTTATTGATGGCAGTTTACAAACTGGAG GAAAGGTTCTTGTCCATGGGAACGCAGGGATTTCCAGAAG CGCTGCCTTAGTGATTGCGTATATTATGGAAACGTTTGGGGTGAAGTACAG GGATGCATTCACATACGTGCAAGAAAGAAGGTTCTGTATAAATCCCAATGCTGGATTTGTTCATCAACTTCAG GAATACGAAGCCATCTATCTTGCCAAGCTGACCATCCAGATGATGTCGCCTCGGCAGCTGGAGCGGTCGCTGTCTGTTGCTACAG GAAGTTTGAAACGGACCCACGAAGAGGATGAAGAAGTCGGCAATATGCAAACAGCGGCACAGAACGGTTGA